The proteins below come from a single Halomonas binhaiensis genomic window:
- a CDS encoding nucleotide pyrophosphohydrolase, producing MSDPFKQLHLAMNQFAAERDWDQFHSPKNLAMALTVEAAELQECFQWLTEAQSKDLDEAQLAAVRDEIADVQLYLIRLAGKLGVDIEQACWEKMEKNAKKYPAEQVKGSAKKYTHYENGDV from the coding sequence ATGTCCGACCCTTTCAAGCAGCTTCACTTAGCCATGAACCAGTTTGCTGCCGAGCGTGACTGGGATCAGTTTCATTCGCCCAAGAACCTGGCTATGGCGCTAACGGTAGAAGCGGCTGAGCTGCAAGAGTGCTTTCAGTGGCTGACCGAGGCGCAGTCCAAGGATCTGGATGAGGCGCAACTGGCTGCTGTGCGTGACGAGATTGCCGATGTTCAGCTTTATCTGATTCGCCTGGCGGGCAAGCTGGGTGTGGATATTGAACAGGCTTGCTGGGAGAAAATGGAGAAGAACGCCAAGAAATATCCCGCGGAGCAGGTGAAAGGTAGTGCAAAGAAGTACACGCATTATGAAAACGGTGATGTGTAG